A segment of the Elaeis guineensis isolate ETL-2024a chromosome 6, EG11, whole genome shotgun sequence genome:
GGACCCCAGAGGTAAAAATGTTCTTTGTACACGTCAAAATTTTCTTAGAGTTTCCAATCTTTTTTTGGCGCAATTTCATTGttcaagttcttttttttttttttttttttaaatcagctTTTGTGTTTTAGGATAGATTCCTTTATGCAATTCTGAGAGAGGAGGCTACTGGGGCAGTATGTGGTGGATGAGCGGTGCATTTTGACCTTTGTTAACCACTCACCTCATAATTATTCCAGATCCTATATTTTTCAAGAGAAGTTAttatttcctctctttttttttttgtctcattTGTTTGAAAATACGTTTTGGATTTAGCCTTCTCTTTAATCTTTCCTTCTGTTAATTTGAAGGTTGTGCACACTAAATGTGTACTTTGGTAAATTTTTATGTTTTGACAGTATGCTGTGAAGAGAAAGTCGGTTGGAATTTGGGGGTGCAAGGACTGTGGGAAGGTTAAGGCTGGGGGTGCTTATACATTGAAGTAAGTGCTGTACTTTATTTTTCTGCTCTCTGCATAGAGCCATTGATATCTATCATATTTGTCTCTTATGATTTGAACCGTATGATGTTTACAGTACTGCTAGTGCTGTTACTGTGCGGAGCACAATTCGTCGGTTGAGAGAAGCAACTGAAGGGTAATTAGCAATTGGTGAATGTACGATCATGTGATTTTGGTAAGAGTGTAGTGGGCTAGGAATGGATTTCATATGTTGATTTGCACGAATTTGACTATGAACGATTAATACAGTCCGCTCGAGGTTTAATTTTACTCAGGCATTTGAATTCTAGGTTGCTTGTTATCACATTTAGCCTTCGTGATATTTGTTCAGAAAGTAATAGTCAGATCCTTGCTAAAGCAACCCGTTATATTTCTTGTGGTTGCATTCCTGCTTGAAGAGCCATGCAGGATGTTTTTctggatgattttttttctttttctttggcgAATTTCACGTCCTATTCACCCTGAATGCTGGCACTGCTTAGCAAGTAGGTTTATTCGTTGCACCTGTATATCTAAATGCACATCAGAGACGGCTCATTTTCATCTATGCATATGTTTTGAAAATAGGCACTTGATTTGCCGTTTTTGTGGGCAATGGGCATCGTGGTTTTTAAATCTTTTCAGGTCCTAGCAAGGCTAACATTTTCTCACTTGTTAGCATGATTATTGTATGCTGCCACTAGAGGTTATCAAGTAGGGTTGAAAATGGGTTGGACTACATATAGGGGTGTAAATGGATTGGAGaaaattcaaaatctaaatcAATCCAAATTGAATTGAGGATTGGATCGGATTTTTGGATTTTGGATTTGgagttaaattttaaaaatttgaactttggatttggatttagatttagtattataaaatctaaatctaatccaAAGTTGAAACTATGAGTTCAAACCAAATCCAATCCATTTTTGTAGTTTGGATTTTTGAAttttacgtacatacatatatgtatgtgtgtgtttcaaatttaattttttttaaatattatgaaatttattatattttaatgatgtagtttttttttaatttataatttatatttttaatatgatgcTATTATGACATGACTTATTGAGATCCTGGgtattgaaatttattttttattttttattactattataatattaattgttAAATGTAGAACGATATAAAAGAGTATTTGTAAGTTGTATATATTTCGAATTCATATAACTTacttttgaattttgatctaaattacagtctaatatatgtaaaaattcAAAAATCCAGTCTGAATTTTTCGAATTAGATTGGATTAGACTAATAGAATATTTGGTTCGATTTTGGAGTCAAATTTTCAAGTTCAAAATACTTCGGATTAGAATTGGATTTAAGTATAATCCAATCtaatccatttacacccttaaCTACATCCCTGTCCAAGTCCGGTCCAAATTATCCATCCTGTCGTCTCCAACATCTACATTAGCCCCTTTGTCTCTGTGGAGCTCATGAACGTTATCGCATCCAAGGAGCTCTTTAATTTCATCCAAACTTTCATACACTTGAGCCCCATCCATTGAGTCTCGTATGTCAGAACTCTCATCATATTCTACTTGACGCCTCCAAATCTTTGAAGAAGGTCGGGATTATTGGTGGCCCCTTTAGATCGATGACTGTCGATATAGGGCATAGGACCTTCCTCTCCAACTTGTCATCCAATTTTGCCACCAAACCTGGAGAAGTGATCTTAGGCATAAGTTCCAGCAAAGTTGGAAGAGGAATTGAAGGAATCCTCGGCTTTGGCGAGCATTGGCGAACCACTCATGGTGAGGTCTAGGGCAAAGGCGGCAATGGGGGAAGATCAAACGGACGAAAAGAGGGATTTTATAGTCCTTCGAGTTCGAGACGAAGTCATGAACAAAAGCAATAGCTAATTGGTTGATTGACTAGAATCAGGCTTGGGCTGTTGATCAAACTAAACATACTTGAGATTGGAATTGATTAGGCTATTGATTGGACTATTAATCGGGCTTTTGGGGCTATTGATCCAACTTAAATTCAGACTCAAGTCTGGGTTGGGCTAAATATATATCCAAATCCGGTCTGAAAAGCAAACAAGTCTTATAGGTAGATCTAAGCCCAGTTTAAAATGTTTTGGGCTTAGCTTGAAGCCCGACTCGAAGTTGAACTGGCCCAAGCCAAGTTTCAGCCCTATTATCGAGTGTAATTTTCTTGGGAGTCACTTGTTGTACGCATGAGGTTATTAGTAGGGGTGGATCTGGGCTGAGCTGGGTTGGACCCTACCTATACTTGAGCTCGGCTCGAAAATTATTTTTGGGTTTTAGGCCGGGCTTAGGTCCAATTATGTTATAAAAACTCAGATCCGAGCCCGATCCGAATTCATTCGAGCCAGTTCGAGATCTTGCTTGGCCCGAGCCCGGCCCAAGGTAGAGAAACCTATTGGCCATTTTCTTCCTATTATTTTTTCGATGGAATTAGGGTTCATCTGGTTCACAAGTCACGGCCAAAATCAGGGAATCAGGGATTTGAGGAAGGGAGATTCGGTAGGAGTAGAAGCCATACCTGAAACGGTGAATGGTGATGGCGATGGGTAAAGATAGAAAATCGGCATCGTCACGTCGATGATGACAGATGGTGGAAGACTGAAGATAGGAGTCGGTGATGGGGGAAGATGGAAGATGATGAGGGCATCCAACTCATTGAAGTCCACCTTCCAAAAGTACCGCTGCCGGTAGAAGTCCATTAGACATAATGACGGCTCGAAACTGAGGCCGTAGTGTCCACAGCCATCGACCATCCAATCGAACAGCATCTCGTCCCCGCTGTATCGGAGCACCGATGTTGGCAAGGGGTGAGAATCGTTGGAGGAATAGCCGTCGCTCCGTTACTCTTGCTTGTCTCCTCATTGATGGCCATCGCCTTTGCCGCCGCAGTGGGGGTTAGCAATGCTTTTTCGGTAGGGAAGTTGGTCACCGGCTTGACCCCCTTAAGCCGGATGGCAACGCTGTCGTACACATGAAAGAGGCCTCCGCGACGTCGAAGGTCCCAAGCCATACCCACTTTCACTGCATCGGGTCACGGATGTCCGCTGCCCAGCGGCCCCACGGGCGCTGCCGCACGCCTCAAAACCTCTTCCCATCCTCCGGCCACTCTGGTGCCTTCTCCACCTGTTTTGGCGATGGGAGAAGACGGAAGACAGCACCCTCTGACGGACAGACACGGACCACAGCTAGGGCATCGAATGGGGAACATGAGAACGGCATGGAGCAGGTCGCCTTCTTTAGGTTCGGTCTGGTCGTTATCCAGCTGATCGTCCGAGGATTTCATGTCACACGACTCGGCTATGTTGGGCTTTGAAGATGAATGAGGACATCTCACGGCATCCATGTGAAACAAGTCGCAAGTAGGAAAAAAGGAAGATAAGAAAGATCACCCCTCGTATTGGCTCTATGATATCCAGAACTTGACTAGCAATGCATGATACACCATACCTATCACCTTAATTTGTACCGGATACATTGTCATTTTCCAACATAGTACCGATACGGAATCCACGTTGGTGAACGTAAAGTGGATAAATGATTAACTAGTATTTACTCAAAATAAAATGTAACAAGAGTACGGAGCAGATGGTATGTAAAAAGaaacaaataataaataataagaaagaaTGCTGGATGAGGGATAGAGttgcatgctttttttttttttttccggcttTCTTCGTTGGAACTCTGGCCCTTCTGATTATAATAAAGCAGGCTATAAAAGAGTTGTACGTTATAAAATAAGCGTTCAACTCTTAAAAAAAGATATTCATGtgagatataaaaaaattataaatggtTGTGCATGCTGATCACGACCTGTCCTTTAATGCAATTAGGATGGCATCATTCCTATGGTATGTACCCTCTAACTTGGCACTTTTTgagcaaaataaatttagattttgtAGAAAGGATGCTTGCGGACGTCACCGATGGCTTCAAAGAGATAGACAGCGAGAGGAATGCATTAAAGTGcatcttaaaaaatttgaaaaatattgttTAGTGAAACAGCCAACAGAGCATGATAATTTGTCGTGCGGAAGTAAATATTGGAAGATAGGAATATTATAGAAACTAGGGATGCTTAAATGAACTTGCCAACCTGCTTAGGTATTAGAAATGGCTAGCAAgcaaaatcaaattgaattaatctaTAGACCAGTTTTCTTTCCTTAATCTTTTGATTGTGATGAGATAAAACAATGGCAGTGCTTCGGTTTTGAAAGAGATTGAAATACTATGGACTATAGACCGGAAAATTCTACCGAGCAAAATATACATAGTTCTCTCTACCTTTCATGTCTTTTCCTCTAAGGTCATCACAACGGTTTGAACAATCAAAATTGTTTACTTTAAGGAACAGACCCTACTCGCTGATTCAAGAAATCATACCCCCCCAAAAAATAACCAGTCTGCAAATTATCACCAATTATTGGACCATAACTCTGATCAATTGCCCAAATTGCCAAGCTGCTAATTCTATATTCATCCTTATAAAATTTGTTTTCTTCATGTGAACAAATTGAGCTCCCACTTCAAATGCAATTGCCATTCGGGGAACTTGTGTTATGTCGAAATCAGGAGCCAACAAATGAGAGCATACGTCTGATTCTATTACTATTACATTGTTGTATAGTAATTCTGCATATTTAGCACGTAAAAAAGTGGTGAAGGAAGAGAATATATATCCAAATTTTGGTGTCCGGTGGCTGGTAAAGGAAGTGAAATTAGGAGACAATCCAAGGATTCCATCAGCATCACTGAGGTTGCTGAAATCTTGAGAGCTATATCCAATCATCATGTCATGAAATTGTAGGTCCAATCACTAGAGTGTCACAGTTTTGGTAGCCTAATAAGCTGTTGTTGATGTAAGCATAACTGCAGAGACCATGGGTGGAGAATTGATTGGTGCCGGTGCAAACAG
Coding sequences within it:
- the LOC105047339 gene encoding large ribosomal subunit protein eL43z-like isoform X1, giving the protein MQTKRTKKAGIVGKYGTRYGASLRKQIKKMEVSQHAKYFCEFCGKYAVKRKSVGIWGCKDCGKVKAGGAYTLNTASAVTVRSTIRRLREATEG
- the LOC105047339 gene encoding large ribosomal subunit protein eL43z-like isoform X2; this translates as MTKRTKKAGIVGKYGTRYGASLRKQIKKMEVSQHAKYFCEFCGKYAVKRKSVGIWGCKDCGKVKAGGAYTLNTASAVTVRSTIRRLREATEG